The following proteins come from a genomic window of Perognathus longimembris pacificus isolate PPM17 chromosome 12, ASM2315922v1, whole genome shotgun sequence:
- the Gfus gene encoding GDP-L-fucose synthase isoform X2, with amino-acid sequence MGEPQGPMRTLVTGGSGLVGRAIQKVVADGAQLPGEEWVFVSSKDADLTDAAQTQALFQKVQPTHVIHLAAMVGGLFRNIKYNLDFWRKNVHINDNVLHSAFEVGVRKVVSCLSTCIFPDQTSYPIDETMIHNGPPHSSNFGYSYAKRMIDVQNRAYFQQHGRTFTAVIPTNVFGPHDNFNIEDGHVLPGLIHKVHLAKNSGSALTVWGSGQPRRQFIYSLDLAKLFLWVLREYNEVEPIILSVGEEDEVSIKEAAEAVVEAMDFHGEVTFDTTKSDGQFKKTASNAKLRAYLPDFRFTPFKQVPHVCLPSRGGDLCVVH; translated from the exons ATGGGTGAGCCCCAGGGGCCCATGCGGACCCTGGTGACAGGGGGCTCTGGGCTGGTGGGCAGAGCCATCCAGAAGGTGGTGGCAGATGGGGCCCAGCTCCCTGGAGAGGAGTGGGTGTTTGTCTCCTCCAAGGATGCAGATCTCAC ggatgcagcacagacccAAGCCCTGTTCCAGAAGGTCCAACCCACCCATGTCATCCATCTTGCTGCAATGGTGGGGGGCCTGTTCCGGAATATCAAATACAATTTGGACTTCTGG CGGAAGAATGTGCACATCAACGACAATGTCCTGCATTCAGCCTTCGAAGTGGGTGTGCGTAAGGTGGTCTCCTGCCTGTCTACCTGTATCTTTCCCGACCAGACCTCCTACCCTATTGATGAGACTATG ATCCACAACGGGCCTCCCCACAGCAGCAATTTCGGGTACTCCTATGCCAAGAGGATGATTGACGTGCAGAACAG GGCCTACTTCCAGCAGCACGGCCGCACCTTCACCGCCGTCATCCCCACCAACGTCTTTGGGCCCCACGACAACTTCAACATCGAGGACGGCCACGTGCTGCCCGGCCTCATTCACAAGGTGCACCTGGCTAAGA ACAGCGGCTCGGCGCTGACCGTGTGGGGCTCGGGGCAGCCACGGAGGCAGTTCATCTACTCGCTG GACCTGGCCAAGCTCTTCCTCTGGGTCCTGCGGGAGTACAATGAAGTGGAGCCCATCATCCTCTCAG TGGGTGAGGAGGACGAGGTGTCCATCAAGGAGGCGGCGGAGGCCGTGGTGGAGGCCATGGACTTTCACGGGGAAGTCACC TTTGACACCACCAAGTCAGACGGGCAGTTCAAGAAGACAGCCAGCAACGCCAAGCTTCGCGCCTACCTGCCCGACTTCCGCTTCACGCCCTTCAAGCAGG TGCCCCACGTCTGCCTCCCCAGCCGTGGCGGAGACCTGTGCGTGGTTCACTGA
- the Pycr3 gene encoding pyrroline-5-carboxylate reductase 3, with amino-acid sequence MASAESGPQRVGFVGAGRMAEAIAQGLIRAGKIEAKQVLASAPTDRNLCHFRALGCQTTHSNQEVLQSCSLVIFATKPHILPAVLAEVAPVVTLEHILVSVAAGVSLSTLEKLLPPGTSVFRVSPNLPCVVQEGAMVLARGCHARSEEARLLQSLLEACGRCEEVPEAYVDIHTGLSGSGVAFVCAFSEALAEGAIKMGMPSGLAHRIAAQTLLGTAKMLLQEGRHPAQLRTDVLTPAGTTVYGLHALEQGGLRAAAMSAVEAATQRAKELSRK; translated from the exons ATGGCGTCTGCGGAGTCTGGCCCGCAGCGCGTGGGCTTCGTGGGCGCAGGGCGCATGGCGGAGGCCATCGCGCAGGGCCTCATCCGAGCAG gcAAAATAGAAGCTAAGCAGGTGCTGGCTAGTGCGCCCACAGACCGGAACCTCTGCCACTTCCGG GCTCTGGGCTGCCAGACCACGCACTCCAACCAGGAGGTGCTGCAGAGCTGCTCGCTTGTCATCTTCGCCACCAAGCCTCACATCCTGCCGGCTGTCCTGGCCGAGGTGGCCCCCGTGGTCACTCTCGAGCACATCTTGGTGTCTGTGGCTGCTGGGGTCTCCCTGAGCACCCTAGAAAAG CTGCTGCCTCCAGGCACGTCCGTGTTCCGGGTCTCACCCAACCTGCCCTGCGTGGTCCAAGAAGGGGCCATGGTGCTGGCGCGGGGCTGCCACGCCAGGAGTGAGGAGGCCCGGCTGCTGCAGAGCCTGCTGGAGGCCTGCGGGCGCTGCGAGGAGGTGCCCGAGGCCTACGTGGACATCCACACGGGCCTCAGCGGCAGCGGCGTGGCCTTC gTGTGTGCGTTCTCTGAGGCCCTGGCGGAAGGCGCCATCAAGATGGGCATGCCCAGTGGTCTGGCCCACCGCATTGCTGCCCAGACCCTGCTG GGGACGGCCAAGATGCTACTGCAGGAAGGGAGACACCCCGCCCAGCTGCGGACAGACGTGCTCACGCCCGCCGGCACCACCGTCTATGGGCTGCACGCCCTGGAGCAGGGAGGCTTGAGAGCGGCGGCCATGAGCGCGGTGGAGGCCGCCACCCAGCGGGCCAAAGAACTCAGCCGGAAGTAG
- the Eef1d gene encoding elongation factor 1-delta isoform X3: MATNFLVHEKIWFDKFKYDDAERKFYEQMNGPAAGASRQSSGPGVSSGPGGDHSELAVRIASLEVENQSLRGVVQDLQQAISKLEARLSALEKSSPGHRAAAPQTQHVSPMRQVEPPAKKAATPAEDDEDNDIDLFGSDEEEEDKEAARLREERLRQYAEKKAKKPSLVAKSSILLDVKPWDDETDMAQLEACVRSVQLDGLVWGASKLVPVGYGIRKLQIQCVVEDEKVGTDLLEEEITKFEEHVQSVDIAAFNKI, encoded by the exons ATGGCGACAAACTTTCTGGTGCATGAAAAGATCTGGTTTGACAAGTTCAAATACGATGATGCTGAAAGGAAATTCTATGAGCAGATGAACGGGCCTGCAGCCGGTGCCTCCCGCCAG AGCTCGGGCCCCGGGGTTTCCAGCGGGCCTGGTGGAGATCACAGTGAGCTCGCGGTTCGGATCGCCAGCCTGGAAGTGGAGAACCAGAGCCTGCGAGGAG TGGTGCAGGATCTGCAGCAGGCCATCTCCAAGCTGGAGGCCCGGCTGAGCGCCCTGGAGAAGAGCTCTCCCGGCCACCGCGCCGCCGCCCCGCAGACACAG CACGTGTCTCCCATGCGCCAAGTGGAGCCCCCAGCCAAGAAGGCGGCCACACCGGCAGAGGACGACGAGGACAATGACATTGACCTGTTTGGCagcgatgaggaggaggaggacaaggaagcGGCCCGCCTGCGGGAGGAGAGGCTGCGGCAGTACGCGGAGAAGAAAGCCAAGAAGCCCTCCCTAGTGGCCAAGTCATCCATCCTCCTGGACGTCAAGCCC TGGGATGATGAGACCGACATGGCCCAGCTGGAGGCTTGCGTGCGCTCTGTGCAGCTGGACGGGCTGGTCTGGGGGGCCTCCAAGCTGGTGCCGGTGGGCTACGGCATCCGTAAGCTGCAGATCCAGTGTGTGGTGGAGGACGAGAAGGTGGGCACAGACCTGTTGGAAGAAGAGATCACCAAGTTTGAAGAACAT GTGCAGAGTGTGGACATTGCAGCTTTCAACAAGATCTGA
- the Eef1d gene encoding elongation factor 1-delta isoform X1, with translation MLCPKMRSGKASCALETVWEDKHKYEEAERRFHEHRAMQAAASAQQLPAKVPAVNGPGQEDTEDAEAPNTGGRSDPRKSHDSKKPLQKKRKRSPKSWLGQEDLALVGLSADHVWLDKPLFDQAESSYRQRLADAAAQQPSPAPQGPCTHGSQVACHHVTWGIWVNKSCFDQAERAFVEWSQALLLAAEPSQTRGAPDTGQPGAATDLALAHQPGLPANGQPPLGSLRALVGEVWLEKPRYDAAERVFYEALFDGHPPGKVRLQERAGQAEGPRRGRRDRRGRHAMGSKRAGPRRTDGEVPSALPYWYFLHKDAEAPWLGKPSYDSAECRHQAAEALRMAWRLEAASLAQRPGPRSGPSVSSLRPNRKMATNFLVHEKIWFDKFKYDDAERKFYEQMNGPAAGASRQENGASVILRDIARARENIQKSLAGSSGPGVSSGPGGDHSELAVRIASLEVENQSLRGVVQDLQQAISKLEARLSALEKSSPGHRAAAPQTQHVSPMRQVEPPAKKAATPAEDDEDNDIDLFGSDEEEEDKEAARLREERLRQYAEKKAKKPSLVAKSSILLDVKPWDDETDMAQLEACVRSVQLDGLVWGASKLVPVGYGIRKLQIQCVVEDEKVGTDLLEEEITKFEEHVQSVDIAAFNKI, from the exons ATGCTGTGTCCGAAGATGAGGAGCGGGAAGGCCTCCTGTGCCCTGGAGACCGTCTGGGAGGACAAGCACAAGTATGAGGAGGCCGAGCGGCGCTTCCATGAGCACAGGGCCATGCAGGCTGCCGCCTCTGCCCAGCAGCTCCCGGCCAAGGTGCCAGCCGTAAATGGGCCTGGGCAGGAGGACACCGAGGACGCCGAGGCCCCCAACACCGGCGGCAGGAGCGATCCCAGGAAGAGCCACGACAGCAAGAAGCCACTGCAGAAGAAGAGGAAGCGCTCCCCCAAGAGCTGGCTGGGCCAGGAGGACCTGGCCCTCGTGGGCCTCTCCGCCGACCACGTGTGGCTGGACAAGCCACTCTTTGACCAGGCAGAAAGCTCCTACCGCCAGAGGCTGGCAGACGCCGCGGCCCAgcagccctccccagcccctcagggcccCTGCACCCATGGGAGCCAGGTGGCCTGCCACCACGTGACCTGGGGCATCTGGGTCAACAAATCGTGCTTTGACCAGGCCGAGCGCGCGTTTGTGGAATGGTCTCAAGCTCTGCTGCTGGCTGCGGAGCCCAGCCAGACTCGGGGGGCTCCCGACACAGGCCAGCCCGGGGCCGCCACCGACCTGGCCCTGGCCCACCAGCCCGGCCTGCCGGCCAATGGCCAGCCCCCTCTGGGGAGCCTGCGGGCACTGGTGGGGGAGGTGTGGCTGGAGAAGCCCCGGTATGACGCAGCCGAGAGGGTCTTCTACGAGGCCCTGTTTGACGGCCACCCCCCCGGGAAAGTGCGCCTGCAGGAGCGAGCCGGCCAGGCGGAGGGCCCCCGGAGGGGCCGCAGGGACCGGAGGGGCCGCCACGCCATGGGAAGCAAGCGGGCTGGGCCCCGGCGCACGGACGGGGAGGTCCCCTCGGCCTTGCCTTACTGGTACTTCCTGCACAAGGACGCAGAGGCACCCTGGCTCGGCAAGCCCAGCTACGACAGCGCCGAGTGCCGCCACCAAGCTGCCGAAGCCCTGCGCATGGCCTGGCGCCTGGAAGCCGCCTCCCTGGCTCAGCGCCCCGGGCCTCGGTCGGGCCCATCCGTGTCCAGCCTGAGACCCAA CAGAAAAATGGCGACAAACTTTCTGGTGCATGAAAAGATCTGGTTTGACAAGTTCAAATACGATGATGCTGAAAGGAAATTCTATGAGCAGATGAACGGGCCTGCAGCCGGTGCCTCCCGCCAG GAGAATGGTGCCAGTGTGATCCTCCGTGACATTGCCAGAGCCCGAGAGAACATCCAGAAATCCCTGGCGGGA AGCTCGGGCCCCGGGGTTTCCAGCGGGCCTGGTGGAGATCACAGTGAGCTCGCGGTTCGGATCGCCAGCCTGGAAGTGGAGAACCAGAGCCTGCGAGGAG TGGTGCAGGATCTGCAGCAGGCCATCTCCAAGCTGGAGGCCCGGCTGAGCGCCCTGGAGAAGAGCTCTCCCGGCCACCGCGCCGCCGCCCCGCAGACACAG CACGTGTCTCCCATGCGCCAAGTGGAGCCCCCAGCCAAGAAGGCGGCCACACCGGCAGAGGACGACGAGGACAATGACATTGACCTGTTTGGCagcgatgaggaggaggaggacaaggaagcGGCCCGCCTGCGGGAGGAGAGGCTGCGGCAGTACGCGGAGAAGAAAGCCAAGAAGCCCTCCCTAGTGGCCAAGTCATCCATCCTCCTGGACGTCAAGCCC TGGGATGATGAGACCGACATGGCCCAGCTGGAGGCTTGCGTGCGCTCTGTGCAGCTGGACGGGCTGGTCTGGGGGGCCTCCAAGCTGGTGCCGGTGGGCTACGGCATCCGTAAGCTGCAGATCCAGTGTGTGGTGGAGGACGAGAAGGTGGGCACAGACCTGTTGGAAGAAGAGATCACCAAGTTTGAAGAACAT GTGCAGAGTGTGGACATTGCAGCTTTCAACAAGATCTGA
- the Gfus gene encoding GDP-L-fucose synthase isoform X1: protein MGEPQGPMRTLVTGGSGLVGRAIQKVVADGAQLPGEEWVFVSSKDADLTDAAQTQALFQKVQPTHVIHLAAMVGGLFRNIKYNLDFWRKNVHINDNVLHSAFEVGVRKVVSCLSTCIFPDQTSYPIDETMIHNGPPHSSNFGYSYAKRMIDVQNRAYFQQHGRTFTAVIPTNVFGPHDNFNIEDGHVLPGLIHKVHLAKNSGSALTVWGSGQPRRQFIYSLDLAKLFLWVLREYNEVEPIILSVGEEDEVSIKEAAEAVVEAMDFHGEVTFDTTKSDGQFKKTASNAKLRAYLPDFRFTPFKQAVAETCAWFTENYEQARK, encoded by the exons ATGGGTGAGCCCCAGGGGCCCATGCGGACCCTGGTGACAGGGGGCTCTGGGCTGGTGGGCAGAGCCATCCAGAAGGTGGTGGCAGATGGGGCCCAGCTCCCTGGAGAGGAGTGGGTGTTTGTCTCCTCCAAGGATGCAGATCTCAC ggatgcagcacagacccAAGCCCTGTTCCAGAAGGTCCAACCCACCCATGTCATCCATCTTGCTGCAATGGTGGGGGGCCTGTTCCGGAATATCAAATACAATTTGGACTTCTGG CGGAAGAATGTGCACATCAACGACAATGTCCTGCATTCAGCCTTCGAAGTGGGTGTGCGTAAGGTGGTCTCCTGCCTGTCTACCTGTATCTTTCCCGACCAGACCTCCTACCCTATTGATGAGACTATG ATCCACAACGGGCCTCCCCACAGCAGCAATTTCGGGTACTCCTATGCCAAGAGGATGATTGACGTGCAGAACAG GGCCTACTTCCAGCAGCACGGCCGCACCTTCACCGCCGTCATCCCCACCAACGTCTTTGGGCCCCACGACAACTTCAACATCGAGGACGGCCACGTGCTGCCCGGCCTCATTCACAAGGTGCACCTGGCTAAGA ACAGCGGCTCGGCGCTGACCGTGTGGGGCTCGGGGCAGCCACGGAGGCAGTTCATCTACTCGCTG GACCTGGCCAAGCTCTTCCTCTGGGTCCTGCGGGAGTACAATGAAGTGGAGCCCATCATCCTCTCAG TGGGTGAGGAGGACGAGGTGTCCATCAAGGAGGCGGCGGAGGCCGTGGTGGAGGCCATGGACTTTCACGGGGAAGTCACC TTTGACACCACCAAGTCAGACGGGCAGTTCAAGAAGACAGCCAGCAACGCCAAGCTTCGCGCCTACCTGCCCGACTTCCGCTTCACGCCCTTCAAGCAGG CCGTGGCGGAGACCTGTGCGTGGTTCACTGAAAACTACGAGCAGGCGCGGAAGTGA
- the Eef1d gene encoding elongation factor 1-delta isoform X2, translating to MLCPKMRSGKASCALETVWEDKHKYEEAERRFHEHRAMQAAASAQQLPAKVPAVNGPGQEDTEDAEAPNTGGRSDPRKSHDSKKPLQKKRKRSPKSWLGQEDLALVGLSADHVWLDKPLFDQAESSYRQRLADAAAQQPSPAPQGPCTHGSQVACHHVTWGIWVNKSCFDQAERAFVEWSQALLLAAEPSQTRGAPDTGQPGAATDLALAHQPGLPANGQPPLGSLRALVGEVWLEKPRYDAAERVFYEALFDGHPPGKVRLQERAGQAEGPRRGRRDRRGRHAMGSKRAGPRRTDGEVPSALPYWYFLHKDAEAPWLGKPSYDSAECRHQAAEALRMAWRLEAASLAQRPGPRSGPSVSSLRPKKMATNFLVHEKIWFDKFKYDDAERKFYEQMNGPAAGASRQENGASVILRDIARARENIQKSLAGSSGPGVSSGPGGDHSELAVRIASLEVENQSLRGVVQDLQQAISKLEARLSALEKSSPGHRAAAPQTQHVSPMRQVEPPAKKAATPAEDDEDNDIDLFGSDEEEEDKEAARLREERLRQYAEKKAKKPSLVAKSSILLDVKPWDDETDMAQLEACVRSVQLDGLVWGASKLVPVGYGIRKLQIQCVVEDEKVGTDLLEEEITKFEEHVQSVDIAAFNKI from the exons ATGCTGTGTCCGAAGATGAGGAGCGGGAAGGCCTCCTGTGCCCTGGAGACCGTCTGGGAGGACAAGCACAAGTATGAGGAGGCCGAGCGGCGCTTCCATGAGCACAGGGCCATGCAGGCTGCCGCCTCTGCCCAGCAGCTCCCGGCCAAGGTGCCAGCCGTAAATGGGCCTGGGCAGGAGGACACCGAGGACGCCGAGGCCCCCAACACCGGCGGCAGGAGCGATCCCAGGAAGAGCCACGACAGCAAGAAGCCACTGCAGAAGAAGAGGAAGCGCTCCCCCAAGAGCTGGCTGGGCCAGGAGGACCTGGCCCTCGTGGGCCTCTCCGCCGACCACGTGTGGCTGGACAAGCCACTCTTTGACCAGGCAGAAAGCTCCTACCGCCAGAGGCTGGCAGACGCCGCGGCCCAgcagccctccccagcccctcagggcccCTGCACCCATGGGAGCCAGGTGGCCTGCCACCACGTGACCTGGGGCATCTGGGTCAACAAATCGTGCTTTGACCAGGCCGAGCGCGCGTTTGTGGAATGGTCTCAAGCTCTGCTGCTGGCTGCGGAGCCCAGCCAGACTCGGGGGGCTCCCGACACAGGCCAGCCCGGGGCCGCCACCGACCTGGCCCTGGCCCACCAGCCCGGCCTGCCGGCCAATGGCCAGCCCCCTCTGGGGAGCCTGCGGGCACTGGTGGGGGAGGTGTGGCTGGAGAAGCCCCGGTATGACGCAGCCGAGAGGGTCTTCTACGAGGCCCTGTTTGACGGCCACCCCCCCGGGAAAGTGCGCCTGCAGGAGCGAGCCGGCCAGGCGGAGGGCCCCCGGAGGGGCCGCAGGGACCGGAGGGGCCGCCACGCCATGGGAAGCAAGCGGGCTGGGCCCCGGCGCACGGACGGGGAGGTCCCCTCGGCCTTGCCTTACTGGTACTTCCTGCACAAGGACGCAGAGGCACCCTGGCTCGGCAAGCCCAGCTACGACAGCGCCGAGTGCCGCCACCAAGCTGCCGAAGCCCTGCGCATGGCCTGGCGCCTGGAAGCCGCCTCCCTGGCTCAGCGCCCCGGGCCTCGGTCGGGCCCATCCGTGTCCAGCCTGAGACCCAA AAAAATGGCGACAAACTTTCTGGTGCATGAAAAGATCTGGTTTGACAAGTTCAAATACGATGATGCTGAAAGGAAATTCTATGAGCAGATGAACGGGCCTGCAGCCGGTGCCTCCCGCCAG GAGAATGGTGCCAGTGTGATCCTCCGTGACATTGCCAGAGCCCGAGAGAACATCCAGAAATCCCTGGCGGGA AGCTCGGGCCCCGGGGTTTCCAGCGGGCCTGGTGGAGATCACAGTGAGCTCGCGGTTCGGATCGCCAGCCTGGAAGTGGAGAACCAGAGCCTGCGAGGAG TGGTGCAGGATCTGCAGCAGGCCATCTCCAAGCTGGAGGCCCGGCTGAGCGCCCTGGAGAAGAGCTCTCCCGGCCACCGCGCCGCCGCCCCGCAGACACAG CACGTGTCTCCCATGCGCCAAGTGGAGCCCCCAGCCAAGAAGGCGGCCACACCGGCAGAGGACGACGAGGACAATGACATTGACCTGTTTGGCagcgatgaggaggaggaggacaaggaagcGGCCCGCCTGCGGGAGGAGAGGCTGCGGCAGTACGCGGAGAAGAAAGCCAAGAAGCCCTCCCTAGTGGCCAAGTCATCCATCCTCCTGGACGTCAAGCCC TGGGATGATGAGACCGACATGGCCCAGCTGGAGGCTTGCGTGCGCTCTGTGCAGCTGGACGGGCTGGTCTGGGGGGCCTCCAAGCTGGTGCCGGTGGGCTACGGCATCCGTAAGCTGCAGATCCAGTGTGTGGTGGAGGACGAGAAGGTGGGCACAGACCTGTTGGAAGAAGAGATCACCAAGTTTGAAGAACAT GTGCAGAGTGTGGACATTGCAGCTTTCAACAAGATCTGA
- the Eef1d gene encoding elongation factor 1-delta isoform X4, translating into MATNFLVHEKIWFDKFKYDDAERKFYEQMNGPAAGASRQENGASVILRDIARARENIQKSLAGLKAVLPGPPEALSQVAPGTSSGPGVSSGPGGDHSELAVRIASLEVENQSLRGVVQDLQQAISKLEARLSALEKSSPGHRAAAPQTQHVSPMRQVEPPAKKAATPAEDDEDNDIDLFGSDEEEEDKEAARLREERLRQYAEKKAKKPSLVAKSSILLDVKPWDDETDMAQLEACVRSVQLDGLVWGASKLVPVGYGIRKLQIQCVVEDEKVGTDLLEEEITKFEEHVQSVDIAAFNKI; encoded by the exons ATGGCGACAAACTTTCTGGTGCATGAAAAGATCTGGTTTGACAAGTTCAAATACGATGATGCTGAAAGGAAATTCTATGAGCAGATGAACGGGCCTGCAGCCGGTGCCTCCCGCCAG GAGAATGGTGCCAGTGTGATCCTCCGTGACATTGCCAGAGCCCGAGAGAACATCCAGAAATCCCTGGCGGGA CTCAAGGCAGTGCTGCCAGGCCCCCCCGAGGCTCTGAGCCAGGTCGCCCCTGGGACT AGCTCGGGCCCCGGGGTTTCCAGCGGGCCTGGTGGAGATCACAGTGAGCTCGCGGTTCGGATCGCCAGCCTGGAAGTGGAGAACCAGAGCCTGCGAGGAG TGGTGCAGGATCTGCAGCAGGCCATCTCCAAGCTGGAGGCCCGGCTGAGCGCCCTGGAGAAGAGCTCTCCCGGCCACCGCGCCGCCGCCCCGCAGACACAG CACGTGTCTCCCATGCGCCAAGTGGAGCCCCCAGCCAAGAAGGCGGCCACACCGGCAGAGGACGACGAGGACAATGACATTGACCTGTTTGGCagcgatgaggaggaggaggacaaggaagcGGCCCGCCTGCGGGAGGAGAGGCTGCGGCAGTACGCGGAGAAGAAAGCCAAGAAGCCCTCCCTAGTGGCCAAGTCATCCATCCTCCTGGACGTCAAGCCC TGGGATGATGAGACCGACATGGCCCAGCTGGAGGCTTGCGTGCGCTCTGTGCAGCTGGACGGGCTGGTCTGGGGGGCCTCCAAGCTGGTGCCGGTGGGCTACGGCATCCGTAAGCTGCAGATCCAGTGTGTGGTGGAGGACGAGAAGGTGGGCACAGACCTGTTGGAAGAAGAGATCACCAAGTTTGAAGAACAT GTGCAGAGTGTGGACATTGCAGCTTTCAACAAGATCTGA
- the Tigd5 gene encoding tigger transposable element-derived protein 5: protein MYPASSPAGSAPARGRRPPAGRPREAPRPPAAAPGPRARVAAKMAFRKAYSIEDKLRAIERVKGGERQASVCRDFGVPGGTLRGWLKDEPKLRWFLEQLGGEVGTQRKKMRLANEEEIDRAVYSWFLALRGHGVPLSGPAIQAQAEAFARQIHGPDCTFKASHGWFWRWQKRHGIASRRVYGSEAERPPAATPPRPPVEEAPEPAPAADPAPAAPAPGEGGYGDEQIYHADVTGLYWRLLPEQAAPRGAGGRGGRRWRGDRVTVLLAANLTGSHKLKPLVVGQMPDPPSLRHHNQDKFPASYRYSPDAGLSRPLLRGWFFEEFVPGVKRYLRRSCLQQKAVLLVAHPPCPRWAAGVPPLEEGRDTPRLLCKPEPLESPEELQTPDGTVRLLFLSKGNGWAHIPAPLEQWVGAAFKHLYKRELLRLAVSCASGSPLDFIRSFGLKDMLYLAGLSWDLVQAGSIERCWLLRLHAAFEPGQQPVHQAEEAAEHSRVLTDLTHLAALAYKRMAPEEMAEWLHLDDDGGLPEGRVAEGDPAWQPPLAAAAPPSPASLPSSTGGGEEEEDAAAERGGVLVVPTAGEAVWGLETALRWLESQDPREVGPLRLVQLRSLISMARRLGGVGPSPVAPGDGV from the coding sequence atgtaCCCCGCGAGTTCCCCGGCCGGCTCCGCCCCGGCCCGCGGCCGGCGCCCCCCGGCCGGGCGCCCGAGGGAGGCGCCGCGGCCCCCCGCCGCCGCGCCGGGCCCGCGGGCCCGCGTGGCGGCGAAGATGGCCTTCCGCAAGGCCTACTCCATCGAGGACAAGCTGCGGGCCATCGAGCGCGTCAAGGGCGGCGAGCGGCAGGCCAGCGTGTGCCGGGACTTCGGCGTGCCCGGCGGCACGCTGCGCGGCTGGCTCAAGGACGAGCCCAAGCTGCGCTGGTTCCTGGAGCAGCTGGGCGGCGAGGTGGGCACGCAGCGCAAGAAGATGCGGCTGGCCAACGAGGAGGAGATCGACCGCGCCGTCTACTCGTGGTTCCTCGCGCTGCGCGGGCACGGCGTGCCGCTCTCCGGGCCCGCCATCCAGGCGCAGGCCGAGGCCTTCGCGCGCCAGATCCACGGCCCCGACTGCACCTTCAAGGCCAGCCACGGCTGGTTCTGGCGCTGGCAGAAGCGCCACGGCATCGCCAGCCGGCGCGTCTACGGCAGCGAGGCCGAGCGCCCGCCCGccgccaccccgccccgcccgcccgtcgAAGAGGCGCCCGAGCCGGCGCCCGCCGCGGACCCGGCGCCCGCCGCGCCGGCCCCGGGCGAGGGCGGCTACGGCGACGAGCAGATCTACCACGCCGACGTCACCGGCCTCTACTGGAGGCTGCTTCCCGAGCAGGCCGcgccccggggcgcggggggccgcggCGGCCGGCGCTGGCGGGGCGACCGAGTGACCGTGCTGCTGGCCGCCAACCTGACGGGCAGCCACAAGCTGAAGCCCCTGGTCGTCGGGCAGATGCCCGACCCCCCCAGCCTGCGCCACCACAATCAGGACAAGTTCCCCGCCTCCTACCGCTACAGCCCCGACGCCGGGCTCAGCCGCCCGCTGCTGCGAGGCTGGTTCTTTGAAGAGTTCGTGCCGGGCGTCAAGCGCTACCTACGTCGGAGCTGCCTGCAGCAGAAGGCCGTGCTGCTGGTGGCCCACCCGCCCTGCCCGAGGTGGGCCGCAGGGGTGCCCCCCTTGGAAGAGGGCCGGGACACCCCAAGGCTACTTTGTAAGCCCGAGCCCCTCGAGTCCCCGGAGGAGCTACAGACCCCCGACGGCACCGTTCGGTTACTCTTCCTGTCCAAGGGCAACGGCTGGGCGCACATCCCCGCGCCCCTGGAGCAGTGGGTCGGAGCGGCCTTCAAGCATCTGTACAAAAGGGAGCTGCTGCGTCTGGCCGTGTCCTGTGCCAGCGGCTCCCCGCTGGACTTCATCCGCAGCTTCGGGCTCAAGGACATGCTGTACCTGGCCGGGCTCTCCTGGGACCTGGTGCAGGCCGGCAGCATCGAGCGCTGCTGGCTGCTGCGTCTCCACGCGGCCTTCGAACCCGGGCAGCAGCCTGTCCACCAGGCGGAAGAGGCGGCCGAGCACAGCAGGGTGCTCACAGACCTCACCCATCTGGCCGCGCTGGCTTACAAGCGCATGGCCCCTGAGGAGATGGCAGAGTGGCTGCACCTGGATGATGACGGGGGCCTCCCGGAGGGCCGCGTGGCGGAGGGGGACCCCGCCTGGCAGCCTCCcctggccgccgccgcccctcccTCACCAGCCAGCCTGCCCTCCAGCACgggcgggggagaggaggaggaggatgccgCCGCTGAGCGTGGGGGGGTGTTGGTGGTGCCCACCGCCGGGGAGGCCGTCTGGGGGCTGGAGACAGCCCTGCGGTGGCTAGAGAGCCAGGACCCCAGGGAAGTGGGGCCCCTGAGGCTGGTGCAGCTGCGCTCCCTCATCTCCATGGCCCGGAGGCTGGGGGGTGTGGGGCCTTCCCCAGTGGCTCCCGGTGATGGGGTGTGA